One genomic segment of Centropristis striata isolate RG_2023a ecotype Rhode Island chromosome 11, C.striata_1.0, whole genome shotgun sequence includes these proteins:
- the tmem275a gene encoding transmembrane protein 275: MVITDRNSGTPVPKKEPQKKTRRKSRPHGLPSPALCCACGLCIMLAGLNITLVGAFAFSTLVPSANPPIIIGPILLLVAFSFFGACCVCSRLPPPHSSRRSKVGGRGGGLMGHGGLAGGAAFEIETSEHTLQDTTAVQLSPTSSPGSSRASSPEMEAPDVALPGPCKLFTMETNGPSSVSATAVYSASTAAGGEVRLNLPREEVVT; encoded by the coding sequence ATGGTCATCACTGACAGAAACAGCGGCACCCCTGTACCTAAGAAGGAGCCCCAGAAGAAGACGAGGAGGAAGTCTCGCCCTCATGGCCTGCCCTCTCCGGCCCTCTGCTGTGCCTGTGGCCTATGCATCATGCTGGCTGGACTCAACATCACCCTGGTGGGAGCGTTCGCCTTCAGCACACTGGTGCCTTCTGCCAATCCCCCAATCATCATCGGACCTATCCTTCTGCTGGTGGCCTTTTCCTTTTTCGGGGCTTGTTGCGTGTGCAGCcgcctcccccctccccacaGCTCACGGAGGTCGAAGGTGGGCGGCAGGGGTGGCGGGCTGATGGGACATGGCGGGCTGGCTGGCGGGGCAGCGTTCGAAATAGAGACCAGTGAGCACACGCTGCAGGATACTACAGCTGTGCAGCTAAGTCCCACGTCATCCCCTGGATCATCCCGGGCATCCAGCCCAGAAATGGAGGCTCCTGATGTGGCCCTACCAGGGCCCTGCAAGCTCTTCACCATGGAGACTAACGGCCCTTCGTCTGTTTCCGCCACTGCAGTCTACTCAGCCTCCACAGCAGCAGGAGGGGAGGTGAGGCTCAACCTGCCACGTGAAGAAGTGGTCACCTAG